The Mycolicibacterium doricum genome includes a region encoding these proteins:
- a CDS encoding prephenate dehydrogenase encodes MCVLGLGLIGGSVMRAVAAAGREVFGYNRSVEGVLGARFDGFDASDHLEEVLGRAAETSALVVLAVPAPALGLMLRHIRHTAPHCPLTDVTSVKGPVLKKVRSFGLQERFVGGHPMAGTAHSGWSAGNAALFVGAPWVVSVDDHVDPGVWAQVMTLALDCHAVVVPARSDEHDAAAARISHLPHLLAEALAATAGQVPLAFALAAGSFRDGTRVAATAPDLVRAMCEANSPELVPALDRSIELLTAARDALARNGSVAELVDSGHAARMRYESFSRPEIITTVIGAENWRDELAAAGRAGGVIRSALPTRDSRR; translated from the coding sequence GTGTGCGTTCTGGGCCTGGGCCTCATCGGCGGCTCGGTGATGCGCGCGGTCGCGGCCGCCGGACGCGAGGTGTTCGGATACAACCGCTCGGTCGAGGGTGTCCTGGGTGCGCGCTTCGACGGATTCGACGCCAGCGACCACCTCGAGGAGGTGCTCGGGCGCGCCGCGGAGACGTCGGCGCTGGTCGTGCTCGCCGTGCCGGCGCCCGCCCTCGGCCTGATGCTCCGACACATTCGCCACACCGCGCCGCACTGTCCACTCACCGATGTGACCAGCGTCAAAGGTCCTGTGCTGAAAAAGGTCCGGTCCTTCGGCCTGCAGGAGCGCTTCGTCGGTGGCCATCCCATGGCCGGCACCGCTCATTCCGGCTGGTCGGCCGGCAATGCCGCGCTGTTCGTCGGCGCGCCGTGGGTGGTCAGCGTCGACGACCACGTCGATCCCGGGGTGTGGGCTCAGGTGATGACGCTGGCGTTGGACTGCCATGCGGTGGTGGTGCCTGCCCGCTCGGACGAACACGACGCGGCCGCCGCCAGGATCTCGCACCTGCCGCACCTGCTCGCCGAGGCGCTGGCAGCCACGGCAGGTCAGGTGCCGCTGGCGTTCGCGCTGGCGGCCGGATCGTTCCGGGACGGCACCCGGGTTGCCGCGACGGCGCCCGACCTGGTGCGGGCGATGTGCGAGGCCAACTCCCCAGAACTCGTCCCGGCCCTGGACCGCAGCATCGAACTGCTCACCGCCGCCCGCGATGCGTTGGCGCGGAACGGGTCGGTGGCCGAATTGGTCGATTCCGGCCACGCCGCCCGCATGCGCTACGAGAGTTTCAGCCGCCCCGAGATCATCACCACAGTGATCGGCGCCGAGAACTGGCGCGACGAACTGGCCGCCGCCGGGCGGGCCGGCGGGGTGATCAGATCCGCGCTGCCAACCCGGGATAGTCGACGATGA
- a CDS encoding putative glycolipid-binding domain-containing protein, producing MSEADRSDLKNTWPAVLTWRAHDVARMESVRVQLSGKRIKAYGRIVAAACDAHPAFSASYDLVTDELGATKRLAMTVTLAERERQVSFARDEENMWLVRDQQNQMKRAPFDGALDVDVVLSPFFNTLPIRRAGLHERSDSIVVPVVYVRLPEFSAEEASISYSGGGPGSDGIKLQSPVADTTIIVDADGFIVDYPGLAARI from the coding sequence GTGAGTGAAGCCGACCGCTCTGACCTGAAGAACACCTGGCCCGCGGTCCTGACGTGGCGGGCGCACGATGTCGCCCGGATGGAATCCGTCCGTGTGCAGTTGTCGGGTAAGCGCATCAAGGCCTACGGCCGGATCGTCGCCGCTGCCTGCGATGCGCACCCGGCCTTCTCCGCCTCCTACGACCTCGTCACCGACGAACTCGGCGCCACGAAACGGCTCGCGATGACGGTCACGCTGGCCGAGCGGGAACGCCAGGTGTCGTTCGCCCGTGACGAAGAGAACATGTGGCTGGTCCGCGATCAGCAGAACCAGATGAAACGCGCCCCGTTCGACGGCGCGCTGGACGTGGACGTGGTGCTCAGCCCGTTCTTCAACACGCTGCCGATCCGCCGCGCCGGTCTGCACGAGCGCAGCGATTCGATTGTCGTCCCGGTGGTGTACGTCCGGTTGCCCGAATTCTCCGCGGAGGAGGCGTCGATCAGCTACAGCGGCGGCGGGCCGGGCTCCGACGGCATCAAGCTGCAGTCACCGGTCGCCGACACCACGATCATCGTCGACGCCGACGGGTTCATCGTCGACTATCCCGGGTTGGCAGCGCGGATCTGA
- a CDS encoding LapA family protein, with protein MPADFEVADRTPPAVKKVDFTRAAAVWTSVIVGLLILIVLLIFIAQNTESAEFAFLGWHWNLPLGVAILLAAVCGGLIASLAGAARLFQLRRAAKKNYKAAMR; from the coding sequence ATCCCGGCCGACTTCGAGGTCGCCGACCGCACACCGCCTGCGGTGAAGAAGGTCGACTTCACCCGCGCCGCCGCCGTCTGGACGTCGGTGATCGTCGGTCTGCTCATCCTGATCGTGCTGCTGATCTTCATCGCCCAGAACACCGAGTCCGCCGAATTCGCCTTCCTCGGCTGGCACTGGAATCTGCCGCTGGGCGTGGCGATCCTGCTCGCCGCGGTGTGTGGTGGCCTGATCGCCTCCCTCGCAGGCGCGGCGCGGCTGTTCCAGCTACGCCGCGCGGCGAAGAAGAACTACAAAGCCGCAATGCGCTAG
- a CDS encoding phosphotransferase family protein, protein MTSSTFDGLDLGALDRHLRSEGIPRTGELRAELLAGGRSNLTFLVFDDASKWVLRRPPLHGLTPSAHDMAREYRVVAALADTAVPVAGAVTMSNDDSVLGAPFQMVQHVEGRVVRTAEELQALGDVATLHGCVDELIRVLAELHAVDPTAVGLGDFGKPSGYLERQVRRWGSQWGHVRLEDDPRDADVHKLHAELGERVPAESRASIVHGDYRIDNTILDATDATKVRAVLDWEMSTLGDPLSDAALMCVYRNPMFNYVHSDAAWTSELLPTGDEMAQRYATVSGQELAHWGFYLALAYFKLAIIAAGIAFRARMGGTEDNVGQAVAPLIAAGLEALD, encoded by the coding sequence ATGACGTCTTCCACCTTCGACGGGCTCGACCTCGGCGCGCTCGACCGCCATCTGCGTTCCGAAGGCATCCCCCGCACCGGTGAGCTGCGCGCCGAGCTGCTCGCGGGCGGCCGCTCCAACCTGACGTTCCTGGTGTTCGATGACGCGTCGAAGTGGGTGTTGCGCCGCCCGCCGCTGCACGGGCTCACCCCGTCGGCGCACGACATGGCCCGCGAATACCGCGTGGTCGCCGCGCTCGCCGACACGGCTGTGCCGGTGGCCGGCGCGGTGACGATGAGCAACGACGACTCGGTGCTCGGCGCCCCGTTCCAGATGGTGCAACACGTCGAGGGCCGGGTAGTGCGCACCGCGGAGGAACTGCAGGCGCTCGGTGACGTGGCGACGCTGCACGGGTGCGTCGACGAGTTGATCCGGGTGTTGGCCGAATTGCACGCGGTGGATCCGACCGCGGTCGGGCTGGGTGATTTCGGCAAACCCAGCGGCTACCTCGAACGTCAGGTCCGGCGGTGGGGGTCGCAGTGGGGACATGTGCGCCTCGAGGACGATCCGCGCGATGCCGACGTGCACAAGCTGCACGCCGAACTCGGCGAACGGGTCCCGGCCGAGAGCCGCGCGTCGATTGTGCACGGCGACTACCGCATCGACAACACGATCCTCGACGCGACCGACGCCACGAAGGTGCGGGCGGTGCTGGACTGGGAGATGTCAACGCTCGGTGATCCGCTCAGCGACGCGGCCCTGATGTGCGTGTACCGCAACCCGATGTTCAACTACGTCCACAGCGACGCGGCGTGGACCTCGGAGCTGCTTCCGACCGGTGACGAGATGGCGCAGCGGTATGCGACGGTGTCAGGCCAGGAACTCGCGCACTGGGGCTTCTACCTGGCGCTGGCGTACTTCAAGCTGGCGATCATCGCCGCGGGTATCGCGTTCCGCGCCCGGATGGGCGGTACCGAGGACAACGTGGGCCAGGCCGTCGCCCCGCTGATCGCAGCGGGCCTAGAAGCCCTCGACTAG
- a CDS encoding histidine phosphatase family protein, which produces MQLLLVRHALPLRSEPGQGSDPDLSEEGIEQAKRLPDALARFRVARLMSSPQRRAVQTAQPVADALGLPVEVDERLAEYDRDLPLYIPIEQIAKEHPQELERLMNGKLPGGVDEDAFLARIFAAVDDLVGSAERQDTVAVFSHGGVINALLHGVLRTERLLSFHVDYASVTRLLWSSRARRLAVASVNGTEHVWDLLPRNRRW; this is translated from the coding sequence GTGCAACTGCTTTTGGTCAGACATGCGCTGCCGCTGCGTAGCGAACCCGGTCAGGGTTCGGACCCGGACCTCTCCGAAGAGGGCATCGAGCAGGCCAAACGGCTCCCCGACGCGCTCGCGCGGTTCCGGGTCGCGCGACTGATGAGTAGTCCACAGCGGCGCGCCGTGCAGACCGCACAGCCGGTGGCCGACGCACTCGGGCTGCCCGTCGAGGTCGACGAGCGTCTCGCCGAGTACGACCGCGACCTGCCGCTCTACATTCCCATCGAGCAGATCGCGAAGGAGCACCCGCAGGAACTAGAGCGGCTGATGAACGGCAAGCTCCCCGGCGGCGTCGACGAGGACGCGTTCCTGGCCCGGATCTTCGCCGCCGTCGACGACCTCGTGGGGAGCGCTGAGCGCCAGGACACCGTCGCGGTGTTCAGCCACGGTGGGGTGATCAACGCGCTACTGCACGGCGTGCTGCGCACCGAGCGGCTGTTGTCCTTCCACGTCGACTACGCCTCGGTGACGCGGCTGCTGTGGTCGTCGCGAGCGCGCCGACTCGCGGTGGCATCGGTCAACGGGACCGAGCACGTATGGGATCTGCTGCCCCGAAATAGGCGGTGGTAG
- a CDS encoding SDR family NAD(P)-dependent oxidoreductase, translating into MGYADDLFDLAGRVVLVTGGSRGLGRQIAFGAARCGADVVIASRSLERCEATAAEITAATGRAVLPYQVHVGRWDQLDGLVDAVYERFGKLDVLVNNAGMSPLYDSLSSVTEKLFDAVMNLNLKGPFRLSVLVGERMVADGGGRIVNISSSGSIRPDPTMLPYAAAKAGLNALTEGLARAFGPTVRVNTLMAGPFLTDISKAWNLEGVEKPFGHLALERAGEPAEVVGAALFLMSDASSFTTGSILRADGGLP; encoded by the coding sequence ATGGGTTACGCCGACGACCTGTTCGACCTGGCCGGCCGGGTGGTGCTGGTGACCGGGGGCAGCCGCGGCCTCGGTCGCCAGATCGCGTTCGGTGCGGCGCGGTGCGGGGCCGACGTCGTGATCGCGAGCCGGTCGCTCGAGAGGTGCGAGGCCACCGCCGCGGAGATCACCGCGGCGACGGGCCGCGCCGTGCTGCCCTATCAGGTACACGTCGGGCGCTGGGATCAGCTCGACGGCCTCGTGGACGCGGTGTACGAACGGTTCGGAAAGCTCGACGTGCTGGTCAACAACGCCGGCATGTCACCGCTGTACGACTCGTTGAGCAGCGTCACCGAGAAGCTGTTCGACGCGGTGATGAACCTCAACCTCAAGGGGCCGTTCCGGTTGTCGGTCCTGGTCGGTGAGCGGATGGTGGCCGACGGGGGTGGACGCATCGTCAACATCAGCTCGAGCGGCTCCATTCGGCCTGACCCGACGATGCTGCCGTATGCCGCCGCGAAGGCTGGCCTCAACGCGCTGACCGAGGGCCTAGCCAGGGCATTCGGCCCGACAGTGCGGGTGAACACGTTGATGGCCGGGCCGTTCCTCACCGACATCAGCAAGGCGTGGAACTTGGAGGGCGTCGAGAAGCCCTTCGGGCACCTCGCGCTCGAGCGTGCCGGCGAGCCCGCCGAAGTCGTCGGCGCAGCACTGTTCCTCATGTCCGACGCGTCGAGCTTCACGACGGGGTCGATCCTGCGCGCCGACGGCGGCCTGCCGTAG
- a CDS encoding alkyl/aryl-sulfatase — protein MDSKPPSAAIDEAHRNHLSTLPFTDRRDFDDADRGFIAALVPCVLTAADGRVVWDNDAYTFLDGQEAPTSVHPSLWRQSQLAAKQGLYEVVEGIYQVRGLDLSNITFVEGDTGVIVIDPLVCTETAAAALTLYRAHRGKRAVVAVIYTHSHVDHFGGVLGVTTQAEVDAGTVAIIAPEHFTEHAVQENVYAGTAMARRAAYMYGTVLARGVRGQVGCGLGQAPSTGEVALVVPTVDIRATGETHTVDGVEIEFQMAPGTEAPAEMHFYFPQFRALCMAENATHNLHNLLTLRGALVRDPHGWAGYLTEAIDAFADRADVVFASHHWPTWGRERIVEFLSVQRDLYAYLHDQTLRQLNQGHTGIEIAETFALPPALEKAWHAHGYYGSVSHNVKAVYQRYMGWFDGNPGRLWQHPPATAGPRYVEAMGGLDRVVELARAAFNGGDFRWAATLLDHAVFTDEQHTGARALYADTLEQLAYGAENAVWRNFFLSGATELRDGNFGTPTQSTSPTVLAQLTPAQMFDALAINIDGPAAWDLDVAVDVTFSDTGDNYRLTLRNGVLVHRRVPADGASAQATIRLANKLRLLSYAAGDTASPGVEITGDEAALANIVAVLDRPDPSFQIVTP, from the coding sequence ATGGACTCGAAGCCACCGAGTGCGGCCATCGACGAAGCTCACCGGAATCACCTGAGCACCCTGCCGTTCACCGACCGAAGGGATTTCGACGACGCCGACCGCGGCTTCATCGCCGCGCTCGTTCCGTGCGTCCTCACCGCCGCCGACGGGCGGGTGGTGTGGGACAACGACGCCTACACCTTCCTCGACGGCCAGGAGGCGCCGACGTCGGTGCACCCGAGCCTGTGGCGGCAGTCCCAGCTCGCTGCCAAACAGGGTTTGTACGAAGTAGTCGAGGGCATCTACCAGGTGCGCGGATTGGACCTGTCGAACATCACGTTCGTCGAGGGGGACACCGGCGTCATCGTGATCGACCCGCTGGTGTGCACGGAGACCGCCGCGGCGGCACTCACGCTGTACCGAGCGCACCGCGGCAAGCGCGCCGTCGTCGCCGTCATCTACACCCACAGCCACGTCGACCACTTCGGCGGTGTGCTGGGTGTGACGACCCAGGCCGAGGTCGACGCGGGCACGGTCGCGATCATCGCCCCCGAGCACTTCACCGAACACGCCGTGCAGGAGAACGTCTACGCCGGCACCGCGATGGCCCGCCGCGCCGCTTACATGTACGGCACCGTGCTGGCGCGCGGTGTGCGCGGCCAGGTCGGCTGCGGCCTGGGGCAGGCGCCGTCGACCGGTGAGGTCGCGCTGGTCGTACCGACCGTCGACATCCGCGCGACAGGGGAGACCCACACCGTCGACGGCGTCGAGATCGAGTTCCAGATGGCTCCCGGGACCGAGGCTCCCGCCGAGATGCACTTTTACTTTCCGCAGTTCCGTGCACTGTGTATGGCGGAGAACGCCACCCACAACCTGCACAACCTGCTGACGTTGCGTGGTGCGCTGGTGCGCGACCCGCACGGCTGGGCCGGTTACCTCACCGAGGCCATCGACGCGTTCGCCGACCGCGCCGACGTCGTGTTCGCGTCCCACCACTGGCCGACCTGGGGTCGCGAACGCATCGTGGAGTTCCTGTCTGTGCAACGGGACCTGTACGCCTACCTGCATGACCAGACGCTGCGTCAGCTCAACCAGGGGCACACGGGCATCGAGATCGCGGAGACCTTCGCGCTGCCGCCGGCACTCGAGAAGGCCTGGCACGCCCACGGTTACTACGGTTCGGTCAGCCACAACGTCAAGGCGGTCTACCAGCGCTACATGGGCTGGTTCGACGGCAACCCCGGCCGGCTGTGGCAGCACCCCCCCGCAACGGCCGGACCGCGCTATGTCGAGGCGATGGGCGGGCTGGACCGGGTGGTCGAGTTGGCTCGCGCCGCCTTCAACGGTGGTGATTTCCGTTGGGCAGCAACGTTGCTCGATCACGCCGTGTTCACCGACGAACAGCACACCGGTGCGCGCGCCCTGTACGCCGACACACTGGAACAGCTGGCCTACGGGGCGGAGAACGCCGTCTGGCGCAATTTCTTCCTGTCCGGGGCGACCGAACTGCGTGATGGCAACTTCGGCACCCCCACCCAGTCGACGTCGCCGACGGTGCTGGCGCAGTTGACGCCGGCGCAGATGTTCGACGCGCTCGCGATCAACATCGACGGCCCGGCGGCGTGGGACCTCGACGTGGCGGTGGACGTGACGTTCTCCGACACCGGCGACAACTACCGGCTGACGCTGCGCAACGGAGTCCTGGTCCACCGCAGAGTGCCCGCCGACGGGGCGAGCGCACAGGCCACCATCCGGCTGGCGAACAAGCTGCGGCTGCTCTCCTACGCCGCCGGTGACACTGCCTCGCCCGGCGTCGAGATCACCGGCGACGAGGCGGCGCTGGCGAACATCGTGGCGGTTCTCGACCGGCCGGACCCGAGCTTCCAGATCGTCACGCCGTAG
- the zwf gene encoding glucose-6-phosphate dehydrogenase: MAVNPPQSIAYPAPGSRPHRVAEERLDPHVIVLFGATGDLAKRKLLPGMAYLVQSALAPKIRVVGTSLEDLSGDEFRALAREAVDAFGSHTLTDEEWEGFACRVTYVPQSAGPEALAAAVKAAEGELGPDTRRLHYLSVPPKAAKAVITMLKDSGLVERSRVVMEKPFGTDLASAVELNAFLHDTFEESQIFRIDHFLGKEAAQNILAFRFANGLFEPIWNRNFIDHIQIDIPEKLGLDQRANFYESTGAYKDMVVTHLFQVMAFVVMEPPTALEPRAISEEKNKVFRSMLPVDPNKVIRGQYVGYREEDGVTPDSETETFIALQVGVDNWRWAGVPIYLRTGKKMAEGQRIISIAFKEAPRSMFPPGSGVGSQGPDHLTFDLADNSKVSLSFYGKRPGPGMKLDKLSMQFSTQETGRVGDVLEAYERLILDAMRGDHTLFTTAEGIESLWDRSTPLLEDPPPVKMYQPGTWGPNAVHQLIAPNAWRLPFEREWRETKPE, from the coding sequence GTGGCCGTCAACCCTCCGCAGTCCATCGCCTACCCGGCGCCCGGTTCGCGCCCGCACCGCGTCGCCGAGGAAAGGCTCGACCCCCACGTCATCGTGTTGTTCGGGGCGACCGGTGATCTGGCGAAACGCAAACTGCTGCCGGGGATGGCGTACCTCGTGCAGTCCGCGCTGGCGCCCAAGATCCGGGTGGTCGGCACGTCACTGGAGGATCTCAGCGGTGACGAGTTCCGGGCGCTGGCACGCGAGGCCGTCGACGCGTTCGGCAGCCACACGCTGACCGACGAGGAGTGGGAGGGCTTCGCCTGCCGGGTCACCTACGTGCCGCAGAGTGCGGGGCCTGAGGCGCTCGCCGCGGCGGTGAAGGCGGCCGAAGGCGAACTCGGCCCCGACACGCGGCGGCTGCACTACCTGTCGGTGCCGCCCAAGGCGGCCAAGGCCGTCATCACCATGCTCAAGGACTCCGGTCTGGTCGAACGTTCCCGGGTGGTGATGGAGAAACCGTTCGGCACCGACCTGGCCAGCGCGGTCGAGCTCAACGCCTTCCTCCACGACACCTTCGAGGAGTCGCAGATCTTTCGTATCGACCACTTCCTCGGCAAGGAGGCGGCGCAGAACATCCTGGCGTTCCGGTTCGCCAACGGCCTGTTCGAGCCGATCTGGAACCGAAACTTCATCGACCACATCCAGATCGACATCCCCGAGAAGCTCGGCCTCGACCAGCGGGCCAACTTCTACGAGAGCACCGGTGCCTACAAGGACATGGTGGTCACCCACCTGTTCCAGGTGATGGCGTTCGTCGTCATGGAGCCGCCGACCGCATTGGAGCCCAGGGCGATCAGCGAGGAGAAGAACAAGGTCTTCCGGTCGATGCTGCCCGTCGACCCGAACAAGGTGATCCGCGGTCAGTACGTCGGCTACCGCGAGGAAGACGGCGTGACACCGGATTCGGAGACCGAGACGTTCATCGCGCTGCAGGTCGGCGTCGACAACTGGCGCTGGGCCGGCGTGCCGATTTATCTGCGCACCGGCAAGAAGATGGCCGAGGGGCAGCGGATCATCTCGATCGCGTTCAAGGAGGCGCCGCGCTCGATGTTCCCGCCCGGGTCGGGCGTCGGGTCCCAGGGGCCCGACCATCTGACGTTCGACCTGGCCGACAACTCGAAGGTGTCGCTGTCGTTCTACGGCAAGCGGCCGGGGCCCGGGATGAAGCTCGACAAGCTGTCCATGCAGTTCTCGACGCAGGAGACCGGCCGCGTCGGCGACGTGCTCGAGGCCTACGAACGGCTGATCCTCGACGCGATGCGCGGAGACCATACCCTGTTCACCACGGCCGAGGGCATCGAATCACTGTGGGACCGTTCGACTCCGCTGCTCGAGGACCCACCGCCGGTGAAGATGTACCAGCCCGGCACCTGGGGGCCCAACGCCGTCCACCAGCTGATCGCGCCGAATGCGTGGCGGTTGCCGTTCGAACGCGAATGGCGGGAGACGAAGCCGGAGTAG
- a CDS encoding metallophosphoesterase family protein, which translates to MRLLLIADTHVPKRARDLPPVVWDEVAQADVVIHAGDWVEPGLLDVLEERSKRLVACWGNNDGDELRRRLPERAGVTLDGVRFTVVHETGVSGGRDARMAELYPDTDVLVFGHSHIPWDTTATTGLRLLNPGSPTDRRRQPYRTYMTATVADRALGEVILHSIVPENPRS; encoded by the coding sequence ATGCGGCTGCTGCTCATCGCCGACACACATGTGCCCAAACGGGCTCGCGACCTGCCCCCGGTGGTGTGGGACGAGGTGGCGCAGGCCGACGTCGTCATCCACGCCGGTGACTGGGTCGAGCCGGGTCTGCTCGACGTGCTCGAGGAGCGCTCGAAGCGGCTGGTGGCGTGTTGGGGCAACAACGACGGCGACGAGTTGCGGCGCCGCCTACCCGAACGCGCGGGCGTCACGCTGGACGGGGTGCGGTTCACCGTCGTGCACGAAACCGGCGTCTCGGGTGGACGCGACGCGCGGATGGCCGAGCTCTACCCGGACACCGACGTGCTCGTGTTCGGGCACAGCCACATCCCGTGGGACACCACGGCTACCACGGGGCTGCGGCTGCTCAACCCGGGTTCGCCGACGGACCGGCGCCGTCAGCCGTACCGCACGTACATGACGGCGACGGTGGCCGACAGGGCGCTGGGCGAAGTGATCTTGCACAGCATCGTCCCCGAGAACCCACGCAGCTGA
- a CDS encoding cutinase family protein, whose product MRVRRFGRVLGAVAVTTWAAMAGVAAPSASAQACPDVEIVFARGSGEGPGVGGVGQSFVDAVRAQAGPRTVNVYSVNYAASNNFDARDDLARTVVEGIRDAGSRVQTTATTCPNTDIVLGGFSQGAVVAGFVTSSTVPDAVPPAYRNAVPQPLAAEVAEHVSAVTLFGLPSPQWLGTFGAPPVVIGPLYAPKTLQLCAEGDTICNGAPGGQPSIAHALYGVNGMTQQAATYVVERL is encoded by the coding sequence ATGAGAGTTCGTCGATTCGGTCGCGTCCTCGGCGCAGTGGCCGTGACCACCTGGGCCGCGATGGCGGGAGTGGCCGCCCCGTCGGCGTCCGCTCAGGCGTGCCCCGACGTGGAGATCGTCTTCGCCCGCGGCAGCGGTGAGGGGCCGGGTGTCGGCGGCGTCGGACAGTCGTTCGTCGACGCCGTGCGCGCGCAGGCCGGCCCTCGAACCGTGAACGTGTACTCGGTGAACTACGCGGCGTCCAACAACTTCGACGCCCGCGACGATCTGGCCAGGACCGTCGTCGAAGGGATCCGCGACGCCGGGAGCCGTGTCCAGACCACCGCCACGACGTGCCCGAACACCGACATCGTGCTGGGCGGGTTCTCCCAGGGGGCCGTGGTCGCCGGGTTCGTGACGTCCTCGACGGTGCCCGATGCCGTTCCGCCCGCTTACCGCAATGCCGTTCCGCAGCCGCTCGCGGCGGAGGTCGCCGAACACGTCTCGGCCGTCACCCTGTTCGGGCTGCCGTCTCCGCAGTGGCTCGGCACGTTCGGCGCCCCGCCGGTCGTCATCGGACCGCTGTACGCGCCGAAGACGCTGCAGCTGTGCGCCGAGGGCGACACGATCTGCAACGGCGCCCCGGGCGGGCAGCCGAGCATCGCGCACGCGCTCTACGGGGTCAACGGGATGACGCAGCAGGCCGCGACCTACGTGGTGGAGCGGTTGTAA
- a CDS encoding GGDEF domain-containing protein: MYRLSSLAGADGGALGGQRVRLLWIYLSATTFLFLYGVVFTLFPVRTDITYGNPVGGVVAIALGLAALASLAIRPRRLIGPTLAAMAATPIVMAFHVSMTAEYVCLIAPMFLAMYLRAFHPPRQAWLLIGVLTAACVVAVGIAPAPHVGVITFLIITVAIIGAAESFGLLIRAMFTAACTDPLTGLLNRAGWEIGTADLMARCRSASLTVSVVALDIDGLKAFNDTYGHLAGDRHIAEYARQWRRLAPRGAVLARLGGDEFGACIAGEDADVVAGFVRDIRHRTPGVSVGTAAASSRHAGVAALYAQADAAMYRSRGRQVRDAGSYDAGSHDAGSHDAESHKEPGVGDMRCYNRSTT; the protein is encoded by the coding sequence ATGTATCGCCTCAGCTCGCTCGCCGGCGCGGACGGCGGCGCCCTGGGCGGACAGCGCGTCCGTCTCCTGTGGATCTATCTCAGCGCCACCACCTTCCTCTTCCTGTACGGCGTCGTGTTCACGCTGTTTCCGGTCCGCACCGACATCACCTACGGGAACCCGGTCGGCGGGGTCGTCGCGATCGCGCTCGGACTGGCGGCCCTGGCTTCTCTGGCGATCAGACCGCGGCGCTTGATCGGACCGACGCTCGCCGCGATGGCGGCCACCCCGATCGTGATGGCGTTCCATGTCAGCATGACCGCCGAGTACGTCTGCTTGATCGCCCCGATGTTCCTGGCGATGTACCTGCGGGCATTTCACCCCCCGCGCCAGGCCTGGTTGCTGATCGGTGTTCTCACCGCCGCATGCGTGGTCGCTGTCGGGATCGCGCCGGCGCCGCACGTCGGCGTCATCACCTTCCTCATCATCACCGTGGCGATCATCGGAGCTGCCGAATCCTTCGGCCTGCTGATACGCGCGATGTTCACCGCGGCATGCACCGATCCGCTGACCGGCCTGCTCAATCGGGCGGGCTGGGAGATCGGGACAGCGGACCTCATGGCGCGGTGCCGGTCGGCGTCGCTGACCGTCTCGGTCGTCGCGCTCGACATCGACGGACTGAAGGCTTTCAACGACACCTACGGCCACCTTGCCGGGGACCGTCACATCGCGGAGTACGCCCGGCAGTGGAGGCGGCTTGCGCCCCGTGGCGCGGTGCTGGCGAGGCTGGGTGGCGACGAGTTCGGTGCCTGCATCGCGGGTGAGGATGCCGACGTGGTCGCGGGTTTCGTCCGCGACATCCGGCACCGCACCCCTGGAGTGAGCGTGGGCACGGCCGCCGCATCCAGCCGCCACGCTGGCGTCGCCGCCCTGTATGCCCAAGCCGATGCGGCGATGTACCGCAGCCGCGGGCGGCAGGTGCGCGACGCCGGTTCCTACGACGCCGGTTCCCACGACGCCGGTTCCCACGACGCCGAGTCCCACAAGGAACCCGGCGTCGGTGATATGCGGTGTTACAACCGCTCCACCACGTAG